The genomic segment GATAGCAACCATTGAAGCATTAGCTTGATTAAAGGGCAAAATCTGATTAGTAATAGCCTTTGCGGTTTTTAAGAAATATGCTCTAGCTACCAAGCTCATAGCTAATGCGTCAATTGTATCATGGCCTCTTTTTTTACACCAAGGATCTATATTTGTTTGTCCGATACGTATATTATGGATATTACCCCATATAATATTTGGTATATGATGTTGCAATATAGACTCCCTCCGACTTCTGCCTTGTATAGTCCTTTTATTTAATAGATTATTATTATTATATCTATAAAATACAATTTCTGGATGACTTTCAATTACAATTCCATTACTATGTTTACTATAATGTTTCCGGATATCTTCAGCAGCCGAAATATACTGCAAGTTACAGAATGCTTGAATTGATAAATCAACGCCTTTATCTGGAATATTATTAATTTGTGTATGTGTTATATTGGAGTTATTATTGTACGCTTGAAATCTTTGAATAGATGGGACATGAAAGACGCGATTCCTATTTATTGTTAGTGTCTTTCTTACGCTAACATCACATGGTCGAAAACCTGTAGTTTTGGTTCTATCGCCAATTGGCGCATCGATACAAATCACATCTGCATTCTTCCATTGCTGGTAAATGGAAGTATATTTTAAGCAGCAATGATTTGTTATATCAAGAGTATTTGTATGAATATTTCCGTTAGTATCTAATGTTAGTAAAGCTCCTGTCCATCTATTATCTCCACCATCTAAACCCAAAACAGTACACATTGATCCTCCTTTACGGCAGCCAGATGCCCGGATATTTCCCGCCGAGGCCGGCCCTGCGCGGTCCGCGCTCGTTGGTGATCACACGCGCCCCGCCGCGCCAGGCGCACCAGGTTACGTGGGCCAGAACCGCCGCGTCCAGGGCGTCGGCGTCCAGGGGGCCCAGCTCCTCCAGCTCGAAGGGCAGCAGCTTGATGCGCTCCAGCCGCCCGTCGTCTTCACTTTTCTTGCAGCGTAGCGGTTCGTCGCCGTTGAGGGCCTGGTAGGCCGTTTCGGGGTGGCCCTCGATGACCCGCCGGCCGCCCAGCTCCCGGCGCAGCTCCTCGGCGGCCGCCGTGTAGCGCAGCACCCCCCAGACCTGGCTGGAGAGTTTCTTCCCGGGGTCGCTCAGTTGATTGAGGTCCGCCTGACTCGTGTCCGGCTTGCGCTTGTAGGCCCGGAAGCGCCGCTTCGACGGTACGTAGAACACCGAGCCGCGGTTGGGCCCCAGGTACTCCCGGGCTCCCCGGTCGCAGGGTCGGTAGTCCGTCGCTCGACCCCGGCCGCCCAGGGGGGCGTCGACGCAGAGAACCTCGGGCTCGCCGAACTCCTCCAGCACGGCCTCCGGGTCGAGGCGGCCGCGTTTCGTCCGGCGCAGGGCCTGGTGCAGCACGCGGCCGCGCCGGTCGCAGAGCAGCTTGAAGCCCGTCCAGCGGTTACGCCCGCCGTCCAGGCCGAGCAGGGCGGTGAGTTTCATCGAGGGATTACCGGTTCGAGTCTGTCGTGTTTGAATACACCGCTACGTCAGCGGGCGGTCCCAAAGGACCACCCGCTGAAACCACAACCAACCTCCCGTTCACAGCATCTTCTGTCGCCGGCCACGGCCCGTTCTTCGCTGAAACGCTCGGTCGTTCATCGTTGTCGCCGCCGGTGTCACGCTTCTCGCAGCCGGGTTCACCCGGCACAGGGCCGGCTGAACCCGGGCAACGAGCGCGCCGCCGCCGGGGTTGTCGACGAAGCTGCGTGTTATTCGCCGGTTGGAACTGTACGAACGAACAAGGTTATCTGACACTTCGTCGGCTGTCAAAGCCATCGGTCGGGCCGCTCGGTCCGGATGACCAGAGGAACCGCCGCTACTCCCAGCGATACGCCACCACGATGGTAAAGTCGCCCTCGTAGAGCGGACTCAGCCCCTCGGCGACCAGCCACTCGGCAACGCCGTTGGCCT from the Candidatus Coatesbacteria bacterium genome contains:
- a CDS encoding DUF429 domain-containing protein, whose protein sequence is MCTVLGLDGGDNRWTGALLTLDTNGNIHTNTLDITNHCCLKYTSIYQQWKNADVICIDAPIGDRTKTTGFRPCDVSVRKTLTINRNRVFHVPSIQRFQAYNNNSNITHTQINNIPDKGVDLSIQAFCNLQYISAAEDIRKHYSKHSNGIVIESHPEIVFYRYNNNNLLNKRTIQGRSRRESILQHHIPNIIWGNIHNIRIGQTNIDPWCKKRGHDTIDALAMSLVARAYFLKTAKAITNQILPFNQANASMVAICVP
- a CDS encoding DUF429 domain-containing protein, producing MKLTALLGLDGGRNRWTGFKLLCDRRGRVLHQALRRTKRGRLDPEAVLEEFGEPEVLCVDAPLGGRGRATDYRPCDRGAREYLGPNRGSVFYVPSKRRFRAYKRKPDTSQADLNQLSDPGKKLSSQVWGVLRYTAAAEELRRELGGRRVIEGHPETAYQALNGDEPLRCKKSEDDGRLERIKLLPFELEELGPLDADALDAAVLAHVTWCAWRGGARVITNERGPRRAGLGGKYPGIWLP